CTAAATAAGGAATATGTCAGTGGTATGGATACCGTAAATATAAGTCCTGCATATCCTAAAATAACCCATTCAAAACTTGATGAAAAAAAATCTAAGATAGATAACGATTCAATATCGGATAACTCTATGGCAGTACAACGCAATCAAACTAGCTATGTGCTGGATGCAAGCAGTAAATCCATATGTGGCAACAGAACAACCACGGTTTTCTTAAAAGGCTCATCTTTTGGAGTTACATATCAGCTCTTTAAAGGTGGAATACCAGTAGGAAGCCCAAAAGATGGTGATCTTCTGTATTTATATTGGGCAAATCAAGGTGCCGGACGATATTTTGTCAGGGGAAGTGACGGTATGGTCAGTAATACAATAGATATAACTATAAATAATAATGTAGGCAATATCTACATTCAACCCAGTACAACCCCAGTGAGAATTTGTGCGGGTGTGCCGGTTACTCTAACGGCAATGGGTGGAAGTGATCATATATGGAGTACGGGACAAAGGGGAACCAGCATAACAATAATACCTCAAAGTTCTTTACCCGGAACAAGTGTAACCTATTCTGTGAATGGTAAAGTTGGATGTGACGTTGTAAAAACTGCAAGCATTACTTTGGACGTAATATCACCTGTTGGAAATGTGTCCATCACTGGCGGAACAAATGGTTTCTGTAAGGGCAGTATAGCATTCTCAGACTTTAATGTAACCGCTAACAATGCCACAAGCTACGTTTGGAGCATTAGTCCATCAGCGGCAGGGAGTATAAATTCTGCTACGGGCAAAGTAACATGGAACAATGGTTTTCCCGCAGAAGGTGAAGCTAATGTAACAATTTCCGTATTGGCCAAGAATATATGTGATAGTGGTAAAACGGCGAGCAAAGCAGTAACGATAACATCGCCACATCAAATGCAAACAATAAGGGCTGTTGATACTGAAATATGTAGTAACAGGACAACGACTATTGTGCTAGATGATTCTACAAAAGATGTGAGCTATCAACTTTACAAAAACGGGATACCTATGGGTGATCCAAAAATTGGAGACCTTCTTAATTTGGCATGGCATGGTCAAAAAGAAGGAACCTATTATGTACGTGCAACAAGCCCCTGTGGCACATATGTCAGCAATCAGGAGACTGTATCCATAAAGCAAGTTGTTGGGCAAATCAGTATCCAGCTCAATACTTCCCCACTGAACATATGTCCAGGGGTCCCTGTTACCTTAACGGCATATGGTGGGGTAAATGAAAACTATACATGGAGTACGGGTGAGACCGGTTCAAGCATCACCATAATTCCGGAAAGACCAGTATTTCCAAATACTGGACTTAGCTATTCCGTTACAGGATATCTTGAGTGTGGAACCACTAAAACAAGAGAAATTGTTCTTGAAATCGCTCCTGATAATATCTGTAACCCAGTATGCACAAAAAAGTGGTACCCCGATTCTGATAGCGACGGCTTTGGAGATGTGTTTGCGGACCATTACTTAGGAGGATGTGATCCGCCAGATCACGATAGTAAAATTGTATGGGCAGACAATAATACAGATTTTTGTCCTCTTGAACCTGGAACACTTGCCAATAAAGGCTGCCCGTTGGGTACTGCACCGGAAAACTGGAACACCATCGAAACAACCGTATTTGATCTCAACACAGTGAAAAAGGGTGCTAACAAGAATTATTTTGATGGCTTGGGCAAATTGGTGCAATCACAAGGGTTGGATGCCAAGACCGGTAGAATATGGGCCTCAGAGATATTTTACGATAGTCAGGGAAGACCGGCTGTGGAGACACTTAGTGCCCCAACGGGTCGTACAAGTTTTTTGTACAAAGATAATTTTACATTGAACAGTAGTGGACAGCCCTTCACAACTAACGATTTTGACACAGGAAACCTAAATAACCCTTCAACCGTTTCGAACAATTCAAACACTTTAGGCTGGTATTATAGCAACAGCAACACAAACGATTTTTATCTTGGAAACAATTACCAAGACATTACGGATAGACCTTATTCCAGAATAATTTACAGTAATTTAATGCCGAATACACCATTAAAGGCGATAGGGGGCAACAAACCTGATACTAATGGGGACGGAAATATTGATAATGGTGACACTTGGCCTCAAAATTATACTTTCTCCATGCCCGCTACCGATGAACTTTCGCTGGGAGTAGCTTTTGGTGATGCCAATTACAAAACTATCCGCACCACAAAAACGGTGACCCGCGACGTGCATGGGGTAGAGAATGTAGTCTTTACCGATACCGATGGTAAAGTACTGGCTACAGCGCGTAGTGGCGAAGAAGGTGCTACATCGGCATACATGAATTTGTCCATCGGCGAACAGGGCTATGTAGATGTGCACATTCCCAATGGTATTACAGGCATGTCATCATCCAACAATAGTGCCTTGGAAGTCTATGATCTTATTGCGGATCAAAAGATATCGACAGCGTTGAGTGCACTTACGAATGGTTTTTATCGTATTGCGGTCGTCGATGCCGATAATTATGCCCCAAATACCATTTATGTGAGCTACAAGGTGAATTATTATGATTATAGCCTTAACAAATACGACGAAGTGGGTAGGCTGACCGATACTTACCAACCTTTGAATAAGCTACATTCAGAATATAAGTACAACACATTTGGGCAATTGATCTATTCCAAAAGCCCCGATGAAGGGGAAGCTTGGTTTAAATACAGGAACGATGGACAGATACGCTTTTCGCAGAACAGCAAGCAAAAAGCAGCGGGCGAATTCTCCTATACCCATTACGATACATACGGTAGACCTTTGGAAAGTGGGGTGTTTGTAGAAAATACCTCGTACAG
The sequence above is a segment of the Muricauda sp. SCSIO 64092 genome. Coding sequences within it:
- a CDS encoding RHS repeat domain-containing protein, producing MAVQRNQTSYVLDASSKSICGNRTTTVFLKGSSFGVTYQLFKGGIPVGSPKDGDLLYLYWANQGAGRYFVRGSDGMVSNTIDITINNNVGNIYIQPSTTPVRICAGVPVTLTAMGGSDHIWSTGQRGTSITIIPQSSLPGTSVTYSVNGKVGCDVVKTASITLDVISPVGNVSITGGTNGFCKGSIAFSDFNVTANNATSYVWSISPSAAGSINSATGKVTWNNGFPAEGEANVTISVLAKNICDSGKTASKAVTITSPHQMQTIRAVDTEICSNRTTTIVLDDSTKDVSYQLYKNGIPMGDPKIGDLLNLAWHGQKEGTYYVRATSPCGTYVSNQETVSIKQVVGQISIQLNTSPLNICPGVPVTLTAYGGVNENYTWSTGETGSSITIIPERPVFPNTGLSYSVTGYLECGTTKTREIVLEIAPDNICNPVCTKKWYPDSDSDGFGDVFADHYLGGCDPPDHDSKIVWADNNTDFCPLEPGTLANKGCPLGTAPENWNTIETTVFDLNTVKKGANKNYFDGLGKLVQSQGLDAKTGRIWASEIFYDSQGRPAVETLSAPTGRTSFLYKDNFTLNSSGQPFTTNDFDTGNLNNPSTVSNNSNTLGWYYSNSNTNDFYLGNNYQDITDRPYSRIIYSNLMPNTPLKAIGGNKPDTNGDGNIDNGDTWPQNYTFSMPATDELSLGVAFGDANYKTIRTTKTVTRDVHGVENVVFTDTDGKVLATARSGEEGATSAYMNLSIGEQGYVDVHIPNGITGMSSSNNSALEVYDLIADQKISTALSALTNGFYRIAVVDADNYAPNTIYVSYKVNYYDYSLNKYDEVGRLTDTYQPLNKLHSEYKYNTFGQLIYSKSPDEGEAWFKYRNDGQIRFSQNSKQKAAGEFSYTHYDTYGRPLESGVFVENTSYSFDPTTNNALDAIIDNVYTLDNIQNDTDDFPNADCREQQFTIYDIANDTAVAAALGSRATDYPSQDFVAGNVAHTSNGQNKTWYSYDSYGRVKWLVQDIQGLGAKTVDYEYDPITGLVTRVIYQKGVSAEQFFHRYTYNATDQLIKVETSVNGSSYTLQAEYDYYETGALRRTELAGGVQGVDYVYNLSGRLKSINHPSLQAAQDPGGDGNDLFGMIIDYHNYDYYRPRRNIKSASYGDNRYEGNIKGIRWNSTYNPIAGKEHTYSYHYNKNNWLSKAEYGHFTGDYTSMPSISGGEVGEAEHDHITSTDIVLSGTNKTYEANETITLRPGFHARSGSVVSISISGKPAVYDINAGTYSPNSNGDYKVDNLTYDANGNIQSLVRNKDSQNGSNSMDDLTYIYDASKPNQLRQVKDSAGDVAGADDLPNQGTNNYVYNSIGQLVRNVSENIDYFYNTSGLVTEVRENNQPLVKFFYNDRNHRVKKESYSSGSLQSTTYYVRDIAGQVLAIYSNTTLVEQPIYGNGRIGLYRKADNSTTYQLTDHLGNVRVIFQKSGSTTTNEDYNDYYPGGMAMPGRNSVDANSYRYGYQGQYAETDPETGKPAFELRLYDPRINRWLTTDPYNQYSSPYIGMGNDWPNGVDPDGGWKTRLGAWLWKTFNGGGQIVGEKGNWSVAQTGADGWDTFITNGSFIPQNLRDISPVPGAGFSLFNTQQSQEVPDRLPIYMQADLNFHAGAGGGEVRFLGTRLGLKGELGKTKIASIGGAVNLWTGETENLTFLGARKGDSTFGLSGSSFVGLGGVYNLEDNQLQETTTSLLILNHIEEYHTNGVHKGLIKSNKIEFGVGFDASAIYGVEGNLIFGFYIPGVTE